The proteins below are encoded in one region of Syngnathus acus chromosome 2, fSynAcu1.2, whole genome shotgun sequence:
- the borcs6 gene encoding BLOC-1-related complex subunit 6: protein MSRSPVIDTEVPEMANGVATPPSSENTPRVADSLNCVRRKENFPEEGSEDASHGHTENHVGAEIGVHERRCLDTEMGHYSPHSSHEMDLSPSEDTRTAHTDDNVVCPAGLGAMWPLRQDRSGKALSEHSSWRGHPIATDMDSGEEGKEKQDEEEDEKNDKKWRNESTGERKELESLRHYSSSAPGPSTSSPPPPPLLPSDDTPCPPHVMAQVWVRNVRGMQDSKSLDEISQACGGGAGARGAGRGGQSEGRRATISSALELEGTVSHEGDLTNFITKNLEQKIKMSSKPSLDCSDSDCSGPIYRSRGLSRRPADIPPIDPSVLVDLQKHTQEVARSVEVMMRSLNGTIQNMTALSVGYIQTYRDSVDSLGESVDMSIKGMYTLMARCEELDRSMRPIGILAAQIRDIKRTLDALEAICK from the exons ATGAGTCGCTCCCCTGTGATTGACACAGAGGTGCCAGAAATGGCAAATGGGGTAGCGACACCTCCCTCCTCGGAAAACACTCCTCGTGTCGCAGACTCGTTGAATTGTGTGCGGCGTAAGGAGAACTTTCCAGAAGAGGGGTCAGAGGATGCCTCCCACGGACACACAGAAAACCACGTGGGTGCAGAAATCGGAGTTCATGAGCGGCGTTGTTTGGACACAGAAATGGGTCATTATTCTCCACATTCATCTCATGAGATGGACCTCTCCCCCTCTGAGGACACACGCACTGCACACACCGACGACAATGTCGTCTGTCCTGCGGGCTTGGGCGCTATGTGGCCTCTGCGGCAGGACCGCTCAGGGAAAGCACTGTCCGAACATTCGTCTTGGAGAGGACATCCGATCGCCACAGACATGGACAGTGGAGAGGAGGGGAAAGAGAAacaggatgaggaggaggatgagaagAATGACAAGAAATGGCGCAATGAGTCCACGGGAGAGAGAAAGGAGCTCGAG TCGTTACGTCACTACTCTTCCTCAGCACCAGGTCCCAGCACCTCCTCCCCACCGCCACCTCCTCTTCTCCCCTCCGACGACACCCCCTGCCCCCCTCACGTCATGGCCCAGGTGTGGGTCCGCAACGTTCGAGGGATGCAGGACAGCAAGAGCCTGGATGAGATCAGCCAAGCGTGTGGAG GTGGAGCAGGGGCCCGGGGGGCAGGCAGAGGCGGCCAATCCGAGGGTCGACGGGCAACCATCTCCTCAGCCCTGGAGCTGGAGGGCACAGTCAGCCATGAGGGAGACCTCACCAATTTCATTACCAAGAACCTGGAGCAGAAGATCAAGATGAGCTCAAAGCCCAGTCTGGACTGCAGTGACT CGGATTGTTCAGGTCCCATCTACCGTAGCCGAGGGTTGTCACGACGACCGGCAGATATTCCGCCCATTGATCCGAGCGTCCTTGTTGACCTGCAGAAGCACACTCAAGAAGTGGCACGGAGTGTGGAAGTGATGATGCGCAGCCTCAATGGAACCATCCAGAAT ATGACGGCTCTGAGCGTGGGCTACATTCAGACATACAGAGACTCAGTGGACAGCCTGGGGGAGTCTGTGGACATGAGTATTAAG GGCATGTACACACTGATGGCGCGTTGTGAGGAGTTGGACCGCTCCATGCGGCCCATCGGCATCCTGGCAGCGCAGATACGAGACATCAAGAGGACCTTGGACGCGCTGGAGGCCATCTGCAAGTAA